The Pseudophryne corroboree isolate aPseCor3 chromosome 10, aPseCor3.hap2, whole genome shotgun sequence DNA segment GCAGTGatattacacacagatcacaggaccagcacacgtgtaatagtgatggcaggatgggcagtgatactacacacagatcacaggaccagcacacgtgtaatagtgaccgcaggatgggcagtgatactacacacagatcacaggaccagcacatgtgtaatagtgactgcaggatgggcagtgatattacacacagatcacaggaccagcacacgTGTAATAGTGATGGCAGGATGGGCAGAGATACTACACACAGATCATAGGACCAGCACACGTGTAATAGTGACCGCAGGATGGGCAGAGATACTACACACAGATCATAGGACCAGCACACGTGTAATAGTGACCGCAGGATGGGCAGCGATATTACACACAGATCATATGACCAGCACACGTGTAATAGTGACCGCAGGATGGGCAGTGatattacacacagatcacaggaccagcacacatgtaatagtgaccgcaggatgggcagtgatattacacacagatcacaggaccagcacacatgtaatagtgacagcaggatgggcagtgatattacacacagatcacaggaccagcacacgtgtaatagtgaccgcaggatgggcagtgatattacacacagatcacaggaccagcacacgtgtaatagtgaccgcaggatgggcagtgatattacacacagatcataggaccagcacacgtgtaatagtgaccgcaggatgggcagtgatattacacacagatcacaggaccagcacacgtgtaattgtgactgcaggatgggcagtgatactacacacagatcacaggaccagcacatatgtaatagtgactgcaggatgggcagtgatattacacacagatcacaggaccagcacatatgtaatagtgactgcaggatgggcagtgatattatacacagatcacaggaccagcacacgtgtaatagtgactgcaggatgggcagtgatattacacacagatcacaggaccagcacacgtgtaatagtgactgcaggatgggcagtgatattacacacagatcacaggaccagcacatatgtaatagtgactgcaggatgggcagtgatattacacacagatcacaggaccagcacatatgtaatagtgactgcaggatgggcagtgatattatacacagatcacaggaccagcacacgtgtaatagtgaccgcaggatgggcagtgatattacacacagatcacaggaccagcacacgtgtaatagtgaccgcaggatgggcagtgatactacacacagatcacaggaccagcacacgtgtaattgtgactgcaggatgggcagtgatactacacacagatcacaggaccagcacatATGTAATAGTGACTGCAGGATGGGCAGTGATATTATACACAGATCAGAGGACCAGCACATGTGTAATAGTGACCGCAGGATGGGCAGAGatattacacacagatcacaggaccagcacacgtgtaatagtgactgcaggatgggcagtgatattacacacagatcacaggaccagcacacgtgtaatagtgaccgcaggatgggcagtgatattacacacagatcacaggaccagcacacgtgtaatagtgactgcaggatgggcagtgatattacacacagatcacaggaccagcacacgTGTAATAGTGATGGCAGGATGGGCAGAGatattacacacagatcacaggaccagcacacgTGTAAAAGTGACCGCAGGATGGGCAGCGATATTATacacagatcacaggaccagcacacgtgtaatagtgaccgcaggatgggcagtgacattacacacagatcacaggaccagcacacgtgtaatagtgaccgcaggatgggcagtgatattacacacagatcacaggaccagcacacgtgtaatagtgactgcaggatgggcagtgatattacacacagatcacaggaccagcacacaTGTAATAGTGATGGCAGGATGGGCAGTGatattacacacagatcacaggaccagcacacaTGTAATAGTGATGGCAGGATGGGCAGTGATActacacacagatcacaggaccagcacacatgtaatagtgactgcaggatgggcagcgatattacacacagatcacaggaccagcacacaTGTAATAGTGATGGCAGGATGGGCAGTGatattacacacagatcacaggaccagcacacaTGTAATAGTGATGGCAGGATGGGCAGTGATActacacacagatcacaggaccagcacacttgtaatagtgaccgcaggatgggcagcgatattacacacagatcacaggaccagcacacaTGTAATAGTGATGGCAGGATGGGCAGTGatattacacacagatcacaggaccagcacacaTGTAATAGTGATGGCAGGATGGGCAGTGATActacacacagatcacaggaccagcacacatgtaatagtgaccgcaggatgggcagtgatattacacacagatcacaggaccagcacacgTGTAATAGTGATGGCAGGATGGGCAGTGATATTACACACAGATCATAGGACCAGCACACGTGTAATAGTGACTGCAGGATGGGCAGTAATActacacacagatcacaggaccaACACACATGTAATAGTGACTGCAGGATGGGCAGAGatattacacacagatcacaggaccagcacacatgtaatagtgactgcaggatgggcagtgatattacacacagatcacaggaccagcacacgtgtaatagtgactgcaggatgggcagagatattacacacagatcacaggaccagcacacgtgtaatagtgactgcaggatgggcagtgatattacacacagatcacaggaccagcacatatgtaatagtgaccgcaggatgggcagtgatattacacacagatcacaggaccagcacacgtgtaatagtgatggcaggatgggcagtgatattacacacagatcacaggaccagcacacgTGTAATAGTGACCGCAGGATGGGCAGTGATATTACAGATTACAGGAAATCTTGGCTGCTTTGCGAATCTCTCAGCAGAAAAATGTTTTAGATTCTCTCTTCTTGCTATCAGGCTATGTTTCAGCGCATTCAGATTTTCTGCCTTTCCTCAGCTTAGTGCATTGCGTTGTATGATGAAGTGTCATGAAGAACATTATTTCCCATTATCAGTGTCCTCAGAAGCATAACATTGTCTAACGCCCTTTTTTAAAATGTCTTTCTCCTTCTAGCGTATTGTTCAAAACCAAGCCTGCAGATCATCCCTGCCGATGGAGCGATATACTTAGGGGAAAGCAAGTACTTTTTATGTAAAGGTAAGGGTACGACGGTCGGCGCAGTCTGCGACTGGCCCCTTTCTCTGTAGACTGTAGCTCAGGTCTGAGCAGGAGATTTCCTTGTGGACAATGTAATATACACGTCTTTGATGTGGTTCTTCCTTTCTAATGTTATTCCTATAGCCAACGTTGAAACCACATTGAAGTGGCTCACTTCTGACGATGAGGTAATCAGTAACGAGGAAAGTCTTTATGAGATAAAAGAAATCGATGAGGTAACGAACGGTCTCACAGTAACGGCATCCAAGGTCGAGCTTGAGCCCATCATTAAATGTCAGGCGGAGACTTCGTCCGGAGAGACCTCAACCGCAGAGCTCAAGCTGAGAGTCATCAGTAAGTTCTCCTGATATATACGGCTGAGATTACTCTGTACACATACCGTATACCTGCAAAGGTAGGATGCGTTTGGTATACCTCATAACTTCCCTCAATTTATTACATTGAACACTgcattaacacctccaaatggtcacttactgtcaatcacttctccatgaaatcctcCTTGCGAGCGAGATTGCAGCGCCCCTTCGTGCATGAACATGCGATTGCAACATATGCGCAGTTTGCCGATAAACTCTCCATTGCATGATAATCGCCGGCTGCATACAAACATAAATTAAGCCCAATGTCCCATATTGTGAGAAGTTAAAGTGGTTGAGTCCATGATGGAACGTGGTACTGCTGGGATCCAAGCAGAACTGGACAGAGGACCTCTTGAGATGGCGGGTCTCCAGGGACTTGCCACCTGCCCCAGTACATTTGACATCAGGATATTACAGAAGAGGGTTCTGGTACAAGGAACCTGAGTATCGGGTGGCTCTACAGTCTATGCTGTTTCATCTATGGTCAAATACAGGTTCCACAGAGGCAGCTACAGTATCGCCATACTTTTCTTAGTCTGCAGGAACGTCTGGGAGACTCCCATATCTCAGGTGGCGCGCCCAGTTGACTAGAACATTGGGCAAGTCTCTTTGAGACTGCCCACCCACAGCCGCCCACTTCCAAGTGAACTGGGTGGTCTGGGTGGCCGATGACACAATTCAGGccaaatcgcatcatcatagccctgACCCTTGCTGCACAATGCCAGTAATAGAGTTTTATAGCAGAGGTGGGGTCATGAGGACACAATCACACCATCCTGCCTGGGGGCCGTGCCCACACTTGGCCAGACCAGGCCCCCACGCATCTCCTGACTTGAATGCCTCCTCCTGCAGGGGGCAGCCAGAAAGCTGTCAGCTATGAGAATTTGCCCCTTTGGCATCTGCACCTGTCggacacccctagttatggccctgaatcCCATCTGCACCTGTCGGACAGCCCTAGTTATGACCCTGAGTCCAAGTCCCATATTTGTTACACTAAACACAGTAATGCATTTCATTAGAACATGTGCATGTgtccccagtggcgtaagttcgtcacagttgcccggaggcaagttcataccagttgccccctcccccatccttatatttaggtgtgtgtgtgtgtgtgtgtgtgtgtgtgtgtgtgtgtgtgcgtgtgtgtgcgtgtgtgtgtgtgtgtgtgtgtgtgtgtgtgtgtgtgtgtgtgtgtgtgtgtgtgtgtgtgtgtgtgtggtgttctgaattcttttatatactgtatttatacatttcattgtcttttattttaaatcacacatttcttagcagtcatacccaggattagaacccactgacagcagacactttactgatggaactatttgctccagtacaggaagcatgagaattgtaactaaatgaagttatgtgtaattgtcagcaaagtaacttcatatagtgaaaagatagcgtcagccatcaattaacttatttcaatggtgtcacagaatggggggagaagagctccccttcagagcaggagcccggcggcagatgactccgttgcctcccagagttctgcctctgcgtgTCCCAAAGCTTTGTATCACTAGTAAAACATCTTCATAGGCAGAAATAGCAACAGTGCCACCTACAGGTGGTAATAAATAACTACCCAGAATTCTAATAAGGGAGTACCTTATCACAAAACATATTTATATGTACAGGATTGCTGTGCAATGAGCGTTTGGTTTTGCAGTAATAAAATATGTTTCCTAGTCAGCTTGTTAAGGTGGAGGCTTTCTATATGTTTATTATTGCTGTGTGTGCGCCACTTATAATGTTCATGGCGCTTCCTGTACTTTATCACATGTGAATGCACTGTCCAGCCACGTACTGTGATGTGATACATGCATTGTGTACTGATTTTGAAGCCACACCTCCTGCTGTAGTCCGACGCATCTGCTCCTCTGGCATGTATACTTGGCGTAACGAACAGGATGCATTCAGTTATAATTACACGCAACTTGCTCCCAGTTCAGCATTGGCACCTATATGTAGATTTTTAAATGTGTCACATATTCTATCCCCGGCCAAATTGCACACCATATCAATGCAACGTCTTCTTTTTTTCCTACAGAGAAGCCTCAATTTGTGAAAGATAAAGAGACTCGGAAAGAATTTACAGCAGATTCAGTCGCTCAACTGCCCTGCGCAGTGGAAGGGATCCCACCTCCCCAGGTCACCTGGTTCCGCCATGAGATCGCTATCACAAACCTACCAGGTCAGTCTCAAATATAGGCTCAGCAACTAATCTCTCCAACACAGGACTTATATCAGCAGAATGCTCTTGTTCAAGCACAGGCTTTGCCCCTGGTAACTGCTTAGGCCACCCCTCTTGTTATTCTGAGGGGCTTTGTTGGAAATTAAATGCAAGGATCTGCATCTGGGGGCGCTGTTCCTTTGCAAACTGGATTTTATTTTCCAAAGCTGAACATCCTCAAGACTCATAAATAACTACATATATACACAAAAAAGGATCTTAGTGCAATATGACTTACATAGTTTAATGTATAAAAAACTAATTGTTATAAAAATGACCTTTGCATAAACTGTGccaaatttttttttactgtaaatgaATGGTTAATGATTACTCTGTCTCCTTTCTCTGTTATCTCTCCTATAGGTCACCTCTCTGCCACAAAAGACGGGACACTAACCATATCTAAGATTCAGTTGTCGGATGCTGGCATGTACTTCTGTCAGGCATATATCAGAGATAGGAATGAGATTGCTTACAAGAACGTCTCAGTCACCGTCAATGGTGAGGTCCTATATTCTCTTACAGTATGTGCTACTATCTGGAGCCAGATTTATTGTAATCGGGTGTTGCATTTTATCTGGTATTACTGGCTTTAGCTTTTGGCCCCAGTGTATAAGGGACTCCGTGACAAGATTATCGGCTGAGTCTAAAGACTCGCCAAGCGGTATTTCAGCAGAGAGCTCTAATtataattttcttttctttctttttttttgccaTTTCAGCCGCTCCAGTTGTGCGTTTCCAGAATCCTTTGGTTAATCTGACCTCAAAATCCAATGCCTCCTTCATCTGCTTCGTGACCGGACATCCAGAACCGCAAATCACCTGGAAAAAGTAATATTCCATTTGTCATAGTcgtgactgtgtggagtttgtatattctctccatgcttGTGTGGAATTCCTCCCGCAATTCATAAGTAtactggctcacaacaagaatgaaCCCAAGTGTGTGTAGATGGGTCAATAAATAAATCTAAGTTTTTTTGTAATAGggagagggaggctgtcctagaaAGTATGAGGTCATCAAAGTTCCGGTTACTAACTTGGGGCCAGTGGTATGCCCACTCGCTAAGTGTCATATGTACATAGTAGTCATTGGCGCCTCATTAAACAGAATTTAAAAAATAAACTATACATTTGTTACTATAAATGTATGCAAATGGAAATAGTTCAGAGTTAGCTACAGTCATCAGAAATGACGGGACTAACAaaagagacagggcccctccccctCCAAAATAAGATTCTACAGCATCACTCcacacctatgtgatgtcatatattgtgatattacatataggtggagtattGAGGACTTACAGTATCAgttcagagagctgatgcacagttgaaggcttgttttaagaagtcttcACTCTGCATCAACCtgctgttgtttcacagcctggtgcagttCTACAGGTATTGGTAGTAGGAGCTAGGCGTGGGAcctcctctctgtaagggcccgggacaccagtccccacagtcccctcccccccccaccccctgtggcTGCCCTGGCTAcagtacaaaattattttatgttttattGAAGTCCTGATATACTCCGTCCTCCATCACTGTTACCTTGCTGTATTCTCACAGGTTCATTTTCTGATATATAATAACATGcaggagaaaaaaatatatattctcaatCACTTCCCACTGTCTTTAACAATCTCCTTTGCGATTgttccacagaggtgaggagccggTAACTCTAGATGGACAGAAATACGTCCTAAGTTCCAACAGCCTGGAACTCTCAATCACTGATCTGGAGACGTCGGACGAGGGAGAATACACCTGCCACGCCAGTAACAGATTGGGGGAACACAACACGACATTGGTACTGCAAGTCATCAGTAAGTGGCCTAGGGATTTACTAGCCAGAAAGCATAGcacgaccctgtgaaattagcaaatCTCCTATGTTAACTGTGAATGTATgaactatttactaagacttgcccAAAgtaagcttctagctgtcatttcaaagactgtgctagataaacaaGAGCTATAAGCCGGTTGCTTTCCTTATATGAAATATTTAATTGACCTGAAATTCACGGAGTTCCTTCTTGTATGTAAGAGTTTCCAATAGAAGTCCCTAATTACTTCTCTCATATAAAATatagaaatgtactaagccttggagattgataaaaagtagagagataaagtaccagacaatcagctccttactgccatattacaggctgtgtttggaaattgacagttgagagctgattggttgatgttttatctctctccaaggctaagtgcatctgccccaatattttctAATAAGGTCCTAAGGGTAAAACACCCATCAATGCACGATTAGAGGCAATTATAGGCAAAGTGTTaccgtcaatgggggtaattccaagttgatcgcagcaggaaattttttagcagttgggcaaaaccatgtgcactgcaggggaggcagatatatcatgtgcagaaagagttagatttgggtggattattttatttctgtgcagggtaactggctgctttatttttacactgcaaattagattgcagattgaacacaccacacccaaatctaactctctctgcacatgttatatctgcctcccctgcagtgcacatggtttttgcccaactgctaaatattttcctgctgcgatcaacttggaattacccccaatgtgttaacTTCAAACAATCCATGATAGCACCAAATTGTTTCCAATGTTGGTGAATTTGGCTCTACAACAGCAATTCCCAAGAAGCAATGTAAAGACAAATCTCCCATTGTTTTGGGGACTTTGCCCCAATAAGGATTCACATCtgattcccatgtgtcactccagatcCCCCGCAGGGCGTAGGAGCCGGACTGATCGCTGGGATAGTTCTACTGATATTCTTGGTCACCCTGTTGGCCGTGGACTTGAACTGTTACAGAACCAGGCGTCGTGGGTTTCTCATGTACTTCATCACCAAGGTGCTGGGCAGGTCGTCCCCAAGGGCCAAGCTGGAGGAGACTGACATTAAGTAAGTGTCCTAATTGATAACTGACTTCTGCTACCGAGCACTAGGCTCATGCTACAAGTCAAACCCAACCCAAGTCATCCACCCTCTTCTCCAGCCTTATACCATTTCATTATCTTTTTGTAGGAAAGTGACCTCCAGCCACGTTGTAAATATCTCCGGCATTGATGCCTGACACCACCCCAAATGCGGAGTGACAAGAGAAAAGATTCTTTGGGATACAAAGGCAAATTATGGACTTCTACAAAGTAGCCTCAGAGCAACTGAGAGGACTCTTCCTTAAGAACTTAATAAATCACATATCTCAATCCTCCCGGCCGTTAGAGAGAACTCACAATCCAACATCATTGTAACATATTTGTAtttgtttttaaatacattaagtaTGCTAAAGTCATGTATGTACTCTATACTGTATGGTGCCCAGCTTTCAGCTAGGActtctctgtgtagtggtagatctGGAAGTCTTGTATTTCCAGGGCAGCTCCTGGTTTCTGGAAACCTCATCTGGTTATTGTAGAAACATGGTGACTCTAAGCTTCCTGAGGTTTGATAGCTACTGTAGCAACATACCGTACAGCCTGGACCAAGAGTTTTACCTTTAACCATTCCACCTTCTTCCACTGGTCCTCTTGAGAAGACTACAGCTTGATGGTTGGATTATGGTGGACTGGCTGAGTGGACAACATCATGTATGAAGACTTTGGTGACAAtaaaaagttatgtaatatttctAAAGGTTACATTGTGATTGGTGGCTATGGATTACAGTAACTTTTTGCCCTACTGTATGTACCATGGCGCACTGCTTTAACACAATACTTCCGATTGATTGCgatatataacttttttttttttacaaccatCATCCTACAAGATATTGTGCAAAATGAAACTTAAGTGTCTGAATTGTTGCATGGGAAATTCATTATTTACCCCCCTTCTGTAGATTACCACATCATCATATAAATGACAGGTAATAAGGCAGCTAACGAGGCGCACCATCATTACTCGTTAACAGCTGCACTCAGCGGAAATGTTACCCCTTGTACAGCACATCCTCGTTGTTTGTATCAAAATATTTGTTTTTGCACTAATGGATGTTTAATATAAGTTCCCGAATCCCAAGTAATGTTATTTTTACCCCTGAATTATTAATGCATATTTTCCACAAGAATGTCAGGTGTTTGTTTCATAAAATGAAGAGACTATAGAATTAATACTAGGAGGAAGATGTCTCATGAAGAGCacaagtggaggagttgcccatagcaaccaatcaacttgtGGCTATTATTCAtctagcacattctataaaatgatagcaagaacctgattggttgcagtAGGTAACTTCTCCACGGGACCTCTATAGAAGTGCCAGATGAAATACCCATAAAGTGGTTATTGTATAGGTAATTAGGGAAGGCCCTTAATCATTTGCCCACCAAATTATGTTATAATGTATTGTACATAGACTTTGTATTGTCCCTTATGTGGAAATTTCACAATGTTTAAATAAAGCacattttataaaaaacaaaaaTCCAAGTGTGACAATATGTTATGACAGATTTTCTATGTATatactgagtgtgtgtgtgtattgtatggcTGGTGACATTGGCCATAGGATATTAGTATATGGCTGGTGACAATGACCATAGGATATTAGTATACGGGTGGTGACAATGGCCATAGGATATTAGTATATGGATGGTGACAATGGCCATAGGATATTAGTATATGGCTGGTGACAATGAACATAGGATATTAGTATATGGCTGGTGACAATGGCCATAGGATAATAGTATATGGCTGGTGACAATGGCCATAGGATATCAGTATATGGCTGGTGACAATGGCCATAGGATATTAGTATACGGATGGTGACAATGACCATAGGATATTAGTATACAGCTGGTGACAATGACTATAGGATATTAGTATACGGCTGGTGACAATTGCCATAGGATATTAGTATACGGATGGTGACAATGACCATAGGATATTAGTATACAGCTGGTGACAATGACCATAGGATATTAGTATATGGCTGGTGACAATGGC contains these protein-coding regions:
- the LOC134965806 gene encoding neural cell adhesion molecule 1-like — its product is MNTMPPLRCSVVLLLLLARSAYCSKPSLQIIPADGAIYLGESKYFLCKANVETTLKWLTSDDEVISNEESLYEIKEIDEVTNGLTVTASKVELEPIIKCQAETSSGETSTAELKLRVIKKPQFVKDKETRKEFTADSVAQLPCAVEGIPPPQVTWFRHEIAITNLPGHLSATKDGTLTISKIQLSDAGMYFCQAYIRDRNEIAYKNVSVTVNAAPVVRFQNPLVNLTSKSNASFICFVTGHPEPQITWKKGEEPVTLDGQKYVLSSNSLELSITDLETSDEGEYTCHASNRLGEHNTTLVLQVINPPQGVGAGLIAGIVLLIFLVTLLAVDLNCYRTRRRGFLMYFITKVLGRSSPRAKLEETDIKKVTSSHVVNISGIDA